A stretch of Synechococcus sp. MIT S9220 DNA encodes these proteins:
- a CDS encoding cupin domain-containing protein yields MICVTSNCPESVILALGVRDWPVWACEISCFPWQYDQRETCLLLEGDVTVTPEDGEPVRFGAGDLVEFPAGLSCTWQVHQPVRKHYQFG; encoded by the coding sequence ATGATCTGTGTGACCTCCAACTGCCCGGAGAGTGTGATCCTGGCCCTGGGTGTTCGCGACTGGCCGGTATGGGCCTGTGAAATCAGCTGTTTCCCCTGGCAGTATGACCAGCGTGAAACCTGTCTGCTGCTTGAGGGTGATGTCACGGTGACGCCAGAAGACGGCGAGCCGGTTCGATTCGGTGCTGGCGATCTCGTGGAATTCCCAGCAGGCCTGTCGTGCACCTGGCAGGTTCATCAACCTGTTCGAAAGCATTATCAGTTCGGCTGA
- a CDS encoding peroxiredoxin-like family protein, translating into MNAPQALLTRIGESQGHDQGFKRLVLLLTQLGDFDSMEYAQALVPALPRLEQAGIRPLAIAIGDQAGAERFCSFTGLPRELLEVEPDSGLHQALGLSPGLQAPGGPWPSLLLMCAGIGSPGTLAEVLRGYTGDRSAAQRFDADETVSTGVLPPIPAALFRRAGGDGFQRPFELATVRLRNMNEVLRNWSTYVPDDRFITQRGGTFLLDRDDSILYVYRDRGILGFSATMQRPLAFLDPWLNDVE; encoded by the coding sequence ATGAACGCACCACAAGCACTGCTGACACGCATTGGAGAGAGCCAAGGCCATGATCAGGGATTTAAACGTCTGGTTCTGCTGCTGACACAGCTTGGTGACTTTGATTCGATGGAATATGCCCAGGCGCTGGTGCCTGCGCTGCCCAGGCTCGAACAAGCAGGGATCCGCCCCCTCGCCATTGCAATTGGCGATCAGGCCGGGGCAGAGCGTTTCTGCTCGTTTACTGGGTTGCCAAGGGAGTTGCTTGAGGTCGAGCCTGATTCCGGCTTGCATCAGGCTCTTGGCTTGTCCCCCGGTCTGCAGGCACCGGGAGGGCCCTGGCCTTCGCTTTTGCTGATGTGCGCTGGCATCGGTTCCCCAGGAACCCTTGCCGAGGTGTTGCGTGGTTACACCGGTGACCGTTCAGCGGCCCAACGCTTCGATGCTGATGAAACGGTGTCCACCGGCGTGCTGCCTCCGATACCTGCTGCTTTGTTCCGACGTGCTGGAGGCGATGGGTTTCAGCGGCCCTTTGAATTGGCCACCGTGCGGCTGCGCAACATGAACGAGGTGCTCCGCAACTGGAGCACTTACGTGCCGGATGATCGCTTCATCACCCAGCGTGGCGGCACATTCCTGCTGGATCGCGACGATTCAATCCTCTACGTCTACCGCGATCGTGGCATTCTTGGATTCTCGGCAACCATGCAGCGTCCGCTCGCGTTTCTCGATCCCTGGCTGAATGATGTCGAGTGA
- a CDS encoding DUF1499 domain-containing protein has protein sequence MPGLLISMPAFLVQITIPVVLALFHVVGPMPTDLATDGGHLSPCPGPEHCASSQWIVKDSSAALKQLSERIKATPRTEIVEQRANYLHATYSSRIFGFVDDVELSATDAVTLEARSISRLGESDLGVNAQRLESLGSTIETPEA, from the coding sequence ATGCCTGGACTGTTGATCAGCATGCCTGCGTTTCTGGTTCAGATCACCATCCCGGTTGTTCTGGCGCTGTTCCATGTTGTTGGACCCATGCCAACCGACTTGGCGACCGATGGCGGTCACCTGAGTCCCTGCCCAGGCCCTGAGCACTGTGCAAGCAGCCAATGGATCGTTAAAGATTCCTCTGCAGCTCTGAAACAGCTGTCTGAACGAATCAAAGCCACTCCTCGCACAGAGATTGTCGAGCAGAGGGCTAACTATCTGCATGCCACCTACAGCAGCAGGATCTTCGGTTTCGTCGACGACGTCGAACTCTCTGCAACCGATGCCGTCACTCTGGAGGCGCGTTCCATCTCGCGCCTTGGAGAGTCCGACCTCGGCGTGAATGCACAACGCCTGGAGAGCCTCGGCTCAACGATCGAAACTCCGGAAGCTTGA
- a CDS encoding SDR family oxidoreductase encodes MTRTIAVSGASGKTGFRVAEEIMASGDQARLLLRPESQIPSSLEGCEQHRLSLMDSNALDDSLRGVDALVIATGARPSVDLTGPMKVDAWGVERQVESCQRVGVQRVVLVSSLCAGRWKHPLNLFGLILVWKRVGERNLENSGLDWTVIRPGGLNEREDDLDEEGVLWTGADKQESDSIPRRLVARCCIEALNTSDSIGKILEVTSSKQQTVVRLQDAIANC; translated from the coding sequence ATGACGCGCACGATTGCCGTAAGCGGTGCCTCGGGCAAAACAGGCTTCCGTGTTGCCGAAGAAATCATGGCTTCAGGCGATCAGGCCAGGCTGCTTCTGCGTCCTGAATCCCAGATTCCATCATCACTGGAGGGCTGTGAACAGCACCGACTCAGCCTGATGGATTCCAACGCCCTGGACGACTCTCTGCGCGGCGTGGACGCGCTGGTGATCGCGACAGGAGCACGTCCATCCGTTGACCTGACAGGGCCCATGAAAGTGGATGCTTGGGGCGTCGAGCGACAGGTCGAGAGTTGCCAGCGCGTCGGCGTGCAGCGCGTGGTGCTGGTCAGTTCGCTATGCGCAGGGCGTTGGAAACACCCTCTCAACCTGTTTGGCTTGATCCTGGTTTGGAAGCGTGTTGGTGAGCGCAATCTGGAAAACAGTGGGCTCGACTGGACAGTGATCCGACCTGGTGGACTCAACGAGCGCGAAGACGACCTTGACGAGGAAGGCGTGCTGTGGACTGGAGCTGACAAGCAGGAAAGTGATTCAATCCCTCGTCGTCTGGTTGCACGCTGCTGCATCGAAGCCTTGAACACCTCCGATTCGATCGGAAAAATCCTTGAGGTCACCAGTTCTAAGCAGCAGACCGTGGTGCGCTTGCAAGACGCAATCGCCAACTGTTGA
- a CDS encoding rhomboid family intramembrane serine protease — protein sequence MIALPLILLGLAWLQELVDQLLLGGRWNLAMGPGTPWWTLFTAPFSHQGFGHLLTNSLVFLPLSYLVLARSRRAYLSIWIVVIVLEIPVWLFWPVGSHGLSGVVYGLLGYLVLIGFLERRPLSILLSTIALLLYGSTLPGLLPWASPAGVSWIGHASGFLAGMLAALAVHRSPDQPAD from the coding sequence TTGATCGCTCTGCCTCTGATTCTGCTGGGCCTGGCCTGGCTTCAGGAACTGGTGGATCAACTGCTGCTCGGCGGTCGATGGAACCTTGCGATGGGTCCTGGAACACCCTGGTGGACGTTGTTCACAGCACCATTCAGCCACCAAGGCTTCGGCCATCTGCTCACGAACAGCCTGGTCTTCCTACCGCTGAGCTACCTCGTACTGGCCAGAAGCCGAAGGGCTTATCTGAGCATCTGGATTGTGGTGATCGTTCTTGAGATTCCGGTCTGGCTGTTTTGGCCGGTTGGTTCTCACGGCTTATCCGGAGTGGTCTACGGGTTGCTGGGCTATCTGGTGCTGATCGGTTTTCTGGAACGACGACCTCTGTCGATCCTGCTGAGCACCATCGCGCTGCTGCTCTACGGAAGCACCCTGCCTGGCCTGCTTCCCTGGGCATCTCCAGCTGGCGTGAGCTGGATCGGACATGCATCCGGATTTCTAGCCGGAATGCTGGCTGCGCTGGCGGTCCATCGATCGCCGGATCAGCCGGCTGACTAA
- a CDS encoding NAD(P)/FAD-dependent oxidoreductase: MTTKCEVIVIGSGIGGLCCAALCARAGHEVMVLEAHGHPGGAAHGFERQGYQFESGPSLWSGLGRWPSSNPLAQILKALDEPLEVIPYRDWDVLFPEGHLRIGVGADGFERVVADLRGTAAVEEWRRFAEVLQPIAAAADALPLLALPPGGLEGLGPLLRRSGRLLPHLPALRHLSGAFGPLVDRHLQDPFLRHWVDLLCFLISGMPMADTNAAAMATLFGEWFEPEACLDFPKGGSASVVQALVRGLEKHGGSLRLGARVKRVLLDGDRAVGVELVNGEQFAADHVVSNADAWSTAKLLPEATSPSWRHQRLETPACASFLHLHLGFDASGLDDLPIHTVWVGDWERGIEAERNAVVVSIPSVLDASMAPAAQHVLHAYTPANEPWSHWSGLERSTAAYDKQREQRCSVFWQVLEQRIPDLRSRCRIVMEGTPLTHRHFLSVHQGSYGPALSAAKGLFPGVQTPVQGFLQCGASTFPGIGIPPVAASGAMAAHAITGQRAQKQLLESLSL, encoded by the coding sequence ATGACCACCAAGTGTGAGGTGATCGTGATCGGCAGCGGTATCGGTGGTCTCTGTTGTGCTGCACTCTGTGCCAGAGCCGGCCACGAGGTGATGGTTCTCGAAGCCCATGGCCATCCGGGTGGTGCTGCTCATGGATTTGAGCGGCAGGGCTATCAGTTCGAATCAGGCCCTTCTCTCTGGAGCGGACTTGGCCGATGGCCAAGCAGCAACCCGCTGGCTCAGATTCTCAAGGCCTTGGATGAGCCCCTGGAGGTCATCCCCTATCGAGACTGGGATGTGCTGTTCCCCGAGGGGCATCTGCGCATCGGGGTGGGCGCTGACGGCTTCGAACGGGTTGTCGCTGATCTGCGAGGAACGGCGGCGGTCGAGGAGTGGCGACGTTTCGCTGAGGTGTTGCAGCCCATAGCAGCAGCGGCGGACGCACTGCCGTTACTGGCACTACCGCCGGGTGGACTTGAGGGTCTTGGACCACTGCTGCGACGCAGCGGTCGCTTGCTTCCCCATCTGCCGGCTCTGCGTCATCTCAGCGGTGCCTTCGGTCCGCTGGTGGATCGCCACCTTCAGGATCCCTTCCTGCGCCATTGGGTTGATCTGCTCTGTTTCCTGATCAGTGGAATGCCCATGGCGGATACCAATGCGGCCGCGATGGCAACACTGTTTGGCGAATGGTTTGAGCCTGAGGCCTGCCTTGATTTTCCCAAGGGCGGGAGTGCTTCCGTGGTGCAGGCCCTCGTCCGTGGTCTTGAGAAACATGGCGGCAGCCTGCGCCTTGGCGCTCGTGTGAAGCGGGTCCTGCTGGATGGAGATCGTGCTGTTGGCGTCGAGCTGGTCAACGGTGAACAGTTCGCTGCCGATCATGTGGTCAGTAACGCTGATGCCTGGAGTACGGCGAAGCTGTTGCCTGAAGCGACATCGCCCTCCTGGCGCCATCAACGCCTAGAGACTCCAGCCTGCGCTTCCTTTCTCCATCTGCACCTGGGCTTTGATGCCAGTGGCCTCGACGATCTGCCCATTCATACGGTTTGGGTTGGAGACTGGGAACGGGGAATCGAAGCCGAACGCAATGCCGTGGTGGTTTCGATTCCGTCGGTGCTTGATGCCTCGATGGCGCCTGCCGCTCAGCACGTTCTGCATGCCTACACACCGGCCAATGAACCGTGGTCGCACTGGAGTGGTTTGGAACGTTCAACGGCTGCCTACGACAAGCAGCGTGAGCAGCGCTGTTCGGTGTTCTGGCAGGTGCTTGAGCAGCGCATCCCGGATCTGCGCAGCCGCTGTCGGATTGTGATGGAGGGCACGCCTCTCACCCATCGTCATTTCCTGTCGGTGCATCAGGGCAGTTATGGCCCAGCGCTGTCGGCGGCCAAGGGGTTGTTTCCTGGTGTGCAGACGCCAGTGCAAGGTTTTCTTCAATGTGGAGCCAGTACCTTCCCCGGTATCGGTATTCCGCCTGTGGCTGCCAGTGGAGCGATGGCTGCCCATGCGATCACCGGACAACGGGCTCAGAAGCAATTGCTGGAGAGCTTGTCTCTTTGA
- a CDS encoding NAD(P)-binding protein gives MPGKDVDLVVIGAGLSGCALVAALSNKGWRGTIQILEAGRGPGGRCATRRRRDAPLWRLDHGSPTLSFQSEPQGHLLELMQSLEQRGVIRVDDDPVVGLDHHGAVVAPPDHPLLRGPRWRGIPTMASVAETLLSDGSDQVGVCFGERIQTLSRDGESWVLPGGACASNLVLSGTLLAHPRSLAMLGRSDVPLRDAVPERHDLLLDQALASIAGLNASIRWNLMLEFPAMDLDPLPRQIWLTPRAQQQFGVERLVLQRQQQGRLGLVIHGLDDGSLITPETQPQLLIIQEQRLLSVLPELLGSWPSLQRMVSHAHSLGVMRWGAAQPLEQGMPKALQWCSKARVGFCGDWIAGPGFGMAEGALQSGLDLAELIAS, from the coding sequence ATGCCTGGCAAGGATGTTGATCTTGTTGTGATCGGTGCTGGGCTGTCCGGTTGCGCCTTGGTGGCAGCTCTGAGCAACAAAGGCTGGCGCGGGACCATTCAAATTCTGGAAGCTGGTCGAGGACCCGGAGGTCGCTGTGCCACCAGGCGACGGCGCGATGCCCCTCTCTGGCGTCTGGATCACGGATCTCCGACCCTGAGTTTTCAGAGTGAGCCTCAAGGCCATTTGCTGGAGCTGATGCAGTCGCTGGAACAACGCGGCGTCATTCGTGTTGATGATGACCCTGTTGTTGGCCTGGACCATCACGGTGCTGTCGTTGCACCTCCTGATCACCCTCTGCTGCGCGGTCCGCGCTGGCGAGGCATCCCAACCATGGCTTCGGTTGCGGAGACGTTGCTGTCTGATGGCTCTGATCAAGTTGGTGTTTGTTTTGGGGAGCGGATTCAGACGCTCTCCAGAGATGGTGAGAGCTGGGTTCTTCCTGGTGGGGCTTGTGCCAGCAATCTCGTGCTCAGCGGGACGCTCCTTGCCCATCCCCGTTCGTTGGCCATGCTTGGCAGGAGCGACGTGCCCTTGCGTGACGCCGTTCCTGAGCGGCACGATCTTCTTCTTGATCAGGCACTGGCCTCGATTGCCGGCCTCAACGCGAGCATTCGCTGGAATCTGATGCTGGAGTTCCCGGCGATGGATCTTGATCCTTTGCCTCGGCAGATCTGGCTGACGCCTCGGGCGCAGCAGCAATTCGGAGTGGAACGTCTTGTGCTGCAGCGACAACAGCAGGGGCGTCTCGGTCTGGTGATCCACGGTCTTGACGATGGTTCGTTGATCACGCCTGAAACGCAGCCACAGCTTCTGATCATTCAGGAACAGCGATTGCTGAGTGTTTTGCCAGAGCTTCTTGGCTCCTGGCCATCACTGCAGAGGATGGTGTCCCATGCGCATTCGCTTGGCGTGATGCGCTGGGGAGCTGCTCAACCCTTGGAGCAAGGAATGCCAAAAGCGCTGCAGTGGTGCAGCAAAGCCCGTGTGGGGTTCTGTGGCGACTGGATTGCGGGACCCGGTTTCGGCATGGCGGAGGGAGCCCTTCAGAGCGGTCTCGATCTGGCCGAGTTGATTGCGTCCTGA
- a CDS encoding methyltransferase domain-containing protein, with product MVVQVLNDNERFKLDDSDDALFYSDPRFVQHLDAAFRLRLTQLYRERIPSCAVVLDLMSSWVSHLPEDQRYEQVIGHGLNAQELQANSRLDRHWVQNLNRDQTLPLDDASVDCTLIVAGWQYLQQPESVAAELLRITRPKGQVICAFSNRMFFTKAPQIWTDGGDGDHLRYVAEVMMAQGWPKPELVAEQTQQTGPLGWVGAKGDPFFAVIATKPLASDPL from the coding sequence GTGGTCGTGCAGGTCTTGAACGACAACGAGCGCTTCAAGCTCGACGACAGCGATGATGCGCTGTTTTACAGCGACCCCCGTTTTGTTCAGCATCTCGATGCAGCATTTCGTTTGCGCTTGACACAGCTTTATCGCGAGCGCATCCCCAGTTGTGCGGTTGTGCTTGATCTGATGAGCAGTTGGGTGAGCCATCTGCCGGAAGATCAACGCTATGAGCAGGTGATTGGCCATGGATTGAATGCTCAGGAGTTGCAGGCCAATTCGCGTCTCGATCGTCACTGGGTGCAAAACCTGAATCGCGACCAGACACTTCCCCTCGACGATGCCAGTGTCGACTGCACCTTGATCGTGGCCGGCTGGCAGTATCTGCAGCAGCCAGAGTCTGTGGCCGCCGAGCTGCTGCGCATCACCCGCCCCAAGGGGCAGGTGATCTGTGCTTTCAGCAATCGCATGTTCTTCACGAAGGCACCTCAGATCTGGACCGATGGCGGTGACGGCGACCACCTTCGCTACGTGGCGGAGGTGATGATGGCGCAGGGATGGCCTAAGCCTGAATTGGTTGCTGAACAAACGCAGCAAACCGGACCTCTTGGTTGGGTCGGTGCGAAGGGAGACCCCTTTTTTGCAGTGATCGCCACCAAGCCCTTGGCTTCAGATCCCCTCTGA
- a CDS encoding TIGR02450 family Trp-rich protein: MPWKPAEAWTSLTPRSGRRHFRVVLQGGRGSERWVELASLLEPQVRLRESWTQLQDKAQWQSGWQPIPPDDSEGI; this comes from the coding sequence GTGCCCTGGAAGCCGGCAGAAGCCTGGACCAGCCTCACCCCCCGATCAGGACGACGTCATTTTCGTGTTGTTCTGCAGGGCGGACGAGGCTCTGAACGCTGGGTTGAACTGGCTTCCCTGCTAGAGCCTCAGGTACGACTCAGAGAAAGCTGGACGCAGCTTCAAGACAAGGCGCAATGGCAGAGCGGCTGGCAGCCGATCCCTCCAGACGACTCAGAGGGGATCTGA
- a CDS encoding DUF1651 domain-containing protein, protein MPSHGWIQDPSTQDTKRFHADEKSWNRDPRVFVDSGRPFPDQAPLLTTRVHLSQDTAERLWGELLRVGWLPCRPQWAADAEF, encoded by the coding sequence ATGCCAAGCCATGGTTGGATCCAGGATCCCAGCACCCAGGACACGAAACGGTTCCATGCCGATGAAAAAAGCTGGAACCGCGATCCGAGGGTGTTCGTGGATTCAGGGCGACCTTTTCCAGACCAGGCACCACTATTGACCACACGTGTGCATTTGAGTCAGGACACGGCTGAACGCCTCTGGGGTGAACTCCTACGTGTCGGTTGGCTTCCATGCAGGCCCCAGTGGGCCGCTGATGCTGAATTCTGA
- a CDS encoding bestrophin family ion channel, with protein sequence MIESGDYGYPPSTRRQDYVLVVLQLLWRMRFDLLLLLLITVLVHNDWIPRSWTANESVVRIMGIAASIFLGFRNTQAIGRWWEARKLWGTVVNVSRNWADTLRAHLDSSRPPGRQERKLLRLQVAIVWQLNFQLRNFWQRDLRELQDHLLQDLRLPSTTNLRQLGQLRGVWIGDLHRQGLTDGFGRLQLIQVGNACTDAIGGLERIRNTPLPASYEVFVRLLNWLFVLLLLLYFHDLGPDSHSRFGGVVIVVLFLMAERIGAYVEGPFDADCSSFSLPLDSICLTISHDLLDHATEHVQHLKSDDPVRWT encoded by the coding sequence ATGATCGAGTCTGGCGACTACGGCTATCCACCAAGCACCCGCAGACAGGACTACGTGCTTGTTGTGCTGCAGCTGCTCTGGCGCATGCGCTTCGACTTGCTGCTGCTGCTCTTGATCACCGTTCTCGTGCATAACGACTGGATCCCACGCAGCTGGACCGCCAACGAAAGCGTGGTGAGGATCATGGGCATCGCGGCATCGATTTTTCTCGGCTTTCGCAACACCCAGGCAATCGGGCGCTGGTGGGAAGCCCGCAAACTCTGGGGAACCGTTGTGAACGTGAGCCGAAACTGGGCAGACACACTGCGGGCCCATCTCGACAGCAGCAGGCCGCCCGGACGTCAGGAACGCAAGTTGTTGCGTCTGCAGGTTGCCATCGTGTGGCAACTGAACTTTCAGCTACGCAACTTCTGGCAGCGAGACCTGCGGGAATTGCAAGATCATTTGCTGCAGGATCTGAGGCTGCCTAGCACCACCAACCTTCGCCAGCTGGGGCAGCTACGCGGCGTCTGGATTGGGGATCTCCATCGCCAAGGCTTAACCGATGGATTTGGTCGTCTGCAGCTGATACAAGTTGGCAACGCCTGCACCGATGCCATTGGCGGCTTGGAGCGAATCCGCAACACACCGCTTCCGGCCTCTTACGAAGTTTTCGTCAGACTTCTGAACTGGTTGTTCGTCCTGTTGCTGCTGCTGTACTTCCACGACCTTGGTCCCGATTCACACAGTCGTTTTGGAGGTGTGGTGATCGTGGTGCTGTTCCTGATGGCCGAACGAATCGGTGCCTATGTGGAAGGTCCGTTTGATGCTGATTGCAGCAGCTTTTCCCTGCCGCTGGACAGCATCTGCCTCACGATCAGTCACGACCTGCTCGATCACGCGACCGAGCACGTGCAACACCTGAAATCGGACGATCCCGTGCGCTGGACCTGA